Sequence from the Sander lucioperca isolate FBNREF2018 chromosome 16, SLUC_FBN_1.2, whole genome shotgun sequence genome:
acacacacacacacacacacacacacacacacacacaatggccaATAAAACATGAATGACACCCAAGTGAAGGACTTCAGTCAGATCAGACACACTGTTTAAAGTCATTATTTGTTTCTGTCTGATTCAACAGGACTAAAGGAGACATGAAGAAGAGCATCTTTCACCAGAGGGAGACAAACTCCACCAGCTCATAAGGTCTGCTCTGTCTCATTCATCCTCTTTACAGAGACTAGTTTGCTTCCACTttttgaaatgtgaaaaaaaaagttgagtatgtttttaaaatatgtcaaatctggactataAAGTGTCCCTACTTTACAAAACTGTCTCCACTATTTAAAAATGCCTTCACCTTCTAAAGATGCCCCCGCTTTCTCAAACAATGTCTTCATCTTCaaaaaatgtccttactttAAAATGATGTCTGTACTCTTTGAAAAGTCCTCACTTAGCAAAAATCTCCACACTTTACAAAAAAGGTCCACACTTTCCCAAAAAAGTGTCTTCACTTTCTAAAAATGACACCACTTTTCAAAAAACTTCCTCACTTTCAAAAACACTTCCCCACTTTGCAACAATGTCCTCACTTTCAGTTTTCATTTACTTTAGAAAAGACGTCCCCACAGTTTCTCTCATTGCATGCTGTGTTTGGTTCCTAATAGTTTAGAAATAAGCTGCACTTTTCTCAAAATAACTACATTTACTACAATAATTACACTCTAAATAGCATTATTACAGGTGTGTATTGAGATGTAAAATTTAGTTTTATCTTGGTTGTAGTGAAAACTGAAGGAAATCAAAGGTCTATTTCCTGACAGTATTAGCGCGAGTGAATCAGAAAGTCCACAGAAATCCTTTGAAACTGTAATTAAATCCAGCCGGCTTGCATCCAAACTTGTGACCGTGAGATGCTGGTCACAAGTTTGCAGatatcattttgtgtgtgagtttggTAAGAAGCTGCAGGCTTGTGGAGGATTGTGAGATGCCATATTTTTAGGAAAGACGAAGTGAGCACTCAGAGCCTCACaagccttatttttttttacttaaaaacatttatttctccTCTACAGCTTTTTTGTATACACATATtcatattcagtttatttatcATGGCGTATAACTAAATAAAATTCACTCAGTTTTATTGTATCACTTGACTCTATAAACTGAATATAAATTGTGTCCATTATcatttttacttcctgtctcctttgggttgccagatctgtctctgtccacctCACTGTCACATGGCTCACAGCATGGTTTCTGTGATTGCTGTTGGCTGTCCACGCACACAATGTGTTTTTACTCCTGCTAAAGATTTATTTCAGATCTTCTCTCTCGGTTCCTGCTGTGTCATTCAGACGTCACACTGAcagaaaaaacataaaactgTTTTCCTCACGAGGAACTTGAGTTCCACTGAGagtcagaaacaaaataaaaccttCCTTCAGCAATTTGTGGAGCAGCGGAATGTCTGAATCGACTCACAGAGAATCTGAAATATTCCCTGACGTGTTCGTGGTTTTACACACTCACTTTGTTTTTAGAGACACAAGTGAGTCCGACCTATTTACACGGAGGCAGACCTTATGGCCGTGTCATAAAGAACAATAAAATATCTGTAATATAAAACGAACAGAGCTAAACATGCTGAGCAGCAACTTATAAACAAATTGACTAAAGCTTGTTAGTGTTGTCATCAGAATTGGGTGTTTAatgcatagactgttaatatttacagtctatggtttaatGCATTGGTGGAATGTTACTAAGCAGGGGCGGAGTCAGACATTGTAAACATTCGGGGGGGCATGCTCCATTCACGGCAGCTATGTGCACTATTTTTAAAGCCATTTTATAATAGAATGCTTAAACATCTGTAAATCATTTGGTAAGTTGCCAAGTAAAATAATCATCCTGTAGCCCACATCTTTGTATTtaattgttctccaactgtcttgAAACCTTTATTTAGTCAAGTTCACAGAATGAACGGCGATATTTTCCCAGTAATGGAACTTTTGGTCCATTGATTTGccggtccagtcagagagactgaggtgaaatgacacaaagttgaagttattttaaaccCTAAATGATTATGgacttttgagaaaacattcaaggctggagccccagaagcAACCTCCTCGCTCCGCCCCTGTAactaagtacttttactcaagtagaaATTTAAGGTACtagtactttacttgagtatttccattttatgttttttttatactttcacTCCACATTATTCCACTACAGTTATCTGAAAGCTATAATTACTTCTCAGATTACAATTTTTCATACCCtctcctgtccagtgaaaaccctATATATCCAAATGTTGTGATTTTGAATGTGAttgaaaaaataagaaaatcctacttctttttaagataaataaacTCTTcgaaaagcctcttggatcagctggaaaatgcatcgtcacaaagctgaaaacagggctgtttttctgacaccatgaaaagttgacttttagagatacgtggttctcacaggacagcgacgctaCAAACATGTGATGATCTTacagaatatgatgcattgctgtagattagactacccaacagtatatacaggagttaaaatgagcacaaccttaaacatccacagcagtaaaatgcaacatacacattaatgcagcagtaaAATCCATCCAGAAGTACCATGCATAATagtaaaagacagacagagaacacTTTACTGTAcagtgagtacttttacttttcatactTTTAGTATTaagtaaggttttgaatgcaggactttaacatgtagtggagtattttcacagtgtggtattagtcattttacttgagtaaagggtctgaatacttcttccactactgCACAGTTGTGTTACTCAGCAGGAGTAACATATGTGCAGAACTCGATGACAATGACATTTAAATAGACGTGGtcacattttccacattttgaCTGAGGTGAAGGAATGAAGTAATGTTGAGCATTCAGCTGGGCattaaacacacagagagcagcagaggaaACTAAAACCAGGATATAGCCGTAAATTCAACATGTGACAGAAAAAGCCAAGTCAAATGACACAAATTTAtctgtttacagtttttttttcgattgctaaacgacagtgggcacaactggagttacatgtgcaaaactctaactacagtctgcacagcagcagttcatgtggaccaaactctagttcgtttttcattgcttgaacacagttttcaaaactctacacacttttcccatgactttaaccacaacctgcacaacactgtggatctacagcactttgttcaaatgctaacacactgctgtcaaaactgttaaccacacattcaaaacagaatagatttcagtctggtgcctatcaaacactgctgattgcaattttaaCTGAAAGCCTAAacaggtgtcttgttttagactagttagtgaacatatacagtgtttatacagagaaagctcagaaagccttttttttgtatacaaacaccaaataagaataaaacaattatacactgtaccgtttgagagaaacaAGTAAAAGAGCAGagataccaatatgtccaggtgtctgaggttacatacaTAGCTataacaaaatgtgaaaaacttTTTATCCTTCCACTCCTGTCATTTTATATTTGTGACTTAATTTTATCCCCTGGTGTTTTATTAGCAATAAGCCTGGTCagatgcatttgtgtgtgtgtgtgtgtgtgtgtgtgtgtgtgtgtgtgtgtgtgtgtgtgtgtgtgtgtgtgtgtgtgtgtgtgtgttcttgtttaactatattcgtggggtccaaaaaccaggagtccagtgtacttgtggggtcccgacagccttgtggggccaaaatgctggaccccccAAGGTCAAAGGTCTGtctgagggttaagacttggttttaggattagggttaaaattaggttatggttagggtgagggtaagggttaaggttaggcatttagtggtgatggttaaggttagggtaaggggctagggaatgcattatgtcaatgacaggtccccacaaagatagtgccacgcactatgtgtgtgtgtgtgtgtgtgtgtgtgtgtgtgtgtgtgtgtgtgtgtgtgtgtgtgtgtgtgtgtgtgtgtgtgtgagagtatgtaTCTGTCTGTCGGCAGCTAATCTCGCTATTACTGGACCCATCAGTGTCATATTTTTTGTGATCAAGGACCTTTAGTGGTTGCTGTGATTCACAATTTTTGGAAAAACGACTTTATTGACTGCTCTGTTTTATACCATCATTAACTACTGACTCCTTACTCACCGGAAAAAGTGATTCACAACCATTTCAGTAGCACGAGGCAATTCCGGTGTTGTGCCAAAAATCTCCCCCCTTCTGGAATCTTTTATTGGTTGAATTCAACTGCAACATCCGCTGAAAAGACCGCACACCCTTACTGgtctctgtacccggctcacagttaccttttgtcggctaaatttaactATAAAAGACCACTAAACGCAAAGGTGCGGGGGGATTTTCATCACAACACCGGAAATCGGCTAGGCTAAAAACAAGCCTTTCCTAGTCTGTTACAGGCCACATTTTGGCTTTTGTTGTGGCTTCAAAACTGACAACCATTTTTAACCGGAGCATCTGCTGATTAATTCCATACCCGATATGTTATGATCCACTAAAGTTAGGCATGATACGAGGCATGATACGAGATGAATAAATCCCCATTTTTGTTCACATCTTTACCACTGTCATGACTGTAAGTTgctcaccaaagttattacagttCACCCTAAAGGGGAAATGAATTTCTGTACTAGATTTGatggcaatccatctaatagttggcaagacatttcacttaaaaaccacaaatgtaaaCCTGATGGTGGCACcacaggaaaagtcagaggatctcTAACATCATTAGGATTCCTCCTCTGGGTGCTATGAATCTCTGCTTTCCAAATGTCATGGCATTACATCCAATAGTtggtgagatatttcagtctgaacaAAAATGGTGGACCGTCCAAATCTGACCGAACGATCAACATTGCCATCCATTGAGATGTTGCTCAAAGAAGGTTCAGTATTTTATGTAGTTCACTAGTAGATGGATAATAAAGTTTGTGCAGGACCCTAACCCTTTATGTAAAAACACATTGTCATTGTATTGCaatttatatatacacataagtATAATCCAAAATACCAGATTTTACCTTCATTATAACACAacatcagtctgtctgtctctaaccacCAGCTGTGCTCTGTTCATTAACCTGCTAACCAGCTTCCACATGGCTCCTgttaaaccacacacacacacacacacacacacacacacacagtggcacGTGAAAAGACAAGAGACTGAATAAAGAATGGAGATGGAAATgtatctgttttattttcagcAGTGTCACATGAAACTTTGCATCTCCTAAATGTGTGAGTTGGTTGtatttcagaaaatatttttgtattttgagtTGATTTGGGGTTTATTTCTGGTGCAAAAATGTGTTTAACAATCAGCTGTCTGCAGTTGGAGGTTTACTGAGGCACAACACAAACATAGTGTGGTCCACCTGGCCTGCAAAGAGGGAACATTAAAGGCCCACTTCCTGTCGGTTTCACGACCCCTCAGGTTCCAGTTCAGCTCTGGTTCTTGCCCATTAGACCCACATGAGCCTCATTAGCCACATCTgatcagagcagcagcaggcggACATGTGAGGTGTGTAAGCGGTCATGAGACTCAATGTGGACTTTCAATTAAAACAGAACCGCCTGACGAGCTGCTGCCCATTAAACCGCCCAAATctcagctctgattggctgcatcCAGAGTCTGAATCTGGAGTGAACAAGGTTTAAGTAGACAAATTTAACTTACGTAACTGATGTGAACGTGCTTCAGTTGAAGCTACAGGTTTATTCTGGGTGAAACAACTTTGATTTGTTAACTTGCTAAGTGAATAGGCAGCTATAGATACTTGGCACATTTTCAGTCGGGGAatgtaattaagtacatttactgtatggtACAAATCTGAGGTGCtcgtactttacttgagtatttctttTATACAACTTTATGCTTCTATCCCTCTACAATTCAGAGCTaaacattgtactttttaccGCATTTGTctattgctgtagattaaacttcCCAACAGTATATAAGGGAGTGCAAATTAGCACAACCTTAAAACTCTACAGCGGTAAAACGCAATATAAACAATAATGCAACAGTGATATTAATCcaaaaacataatatataatagtaaaacactgtcagggaacattttactgcatactgatttttcatttatttatttatgaggcCAATGCTCATTAATCAACAGTACTGTAATTTGCCAGTGTTAGcaagccggctaattttcaactgtagtcctttggtgAGATGTTTGgcggtggtgatggcgcagtggatatgacacattcctttgttgtgggagatctgggttcaattcccactgtggtacatcaaccaatgtgtccctgacacttaacccatagttgctccagaggcgtgtggcctctgacatatgtagtgattgtaagtcgctttgcataaaagtgtcagctcaatgacatgtaatgtaatgttttgcGAACAgaacaacaggaaacagcaaggCATTAGTACAGTAATACATCAACAGTTTCCACATTCAGTACATAGTAGCCATGCGAGCAGGCAATACGAAGCAAcaaaacacagccaagcaaTACTGATTATAGCCACATgacacatgcaaacatgcagAGCAACAATAAGCactgaaacataaataaaatacaacaatcaTGATGGAGATCTtgataaaatgttaaaagaCGCAGTACAAGTTAGTAAAATAATGATTTGACATGACAGACACATAAGCCTTGCAGCACAGAGTTGTAGGACACAACTTTAGAAGAGCATACCAAATtgttaaaggggctgtacttgaaatacTGAAAGAAATTCAGACTAGGcagggattgcctccacacgaCTCTCACCAGAGTTTGATTGACATTCAGGCTGTGGTCGAAGAGTCAAAACAATTTTGTCCTAtgtcttttcctaaccacaattCCTCAACctcaatggaaaaaaatatcATGAGGTCAAGAAAAGATGTGAGAAGAACTGTCTTAGGATTTAGGAAAAGATAACCGCTGTGCTCAGAGAATCCGACTGCACTTACACTCGgctacgtaattatgcgacaGCAGTTGTTATTGCCGTGGGTCTGGCGTGGTGAAACTACCATGTTCCGAAGATGGACTACTTAAAGTGCATCTAGATACTTCACCCTGTGCATTCTTATATAGCCTGTTTGATGCAGGCTATATAAACGTCTTTACAACCCGGTGTACTTCATTACTGTTTAATCTTTCATCTTATTTTGCATTAATTATGGCATTCTATCCCTGTTTTCATGTTTGTTCTATGTCCATTTTGAAGCACTAGGTGCATGTTACTATTGTTATAAAATGGGTTCTTTTACATGTTATTTTGCATTAATTAAGTATATTCATGTGAAGGTGCATCTAATTTCCTCATACacaacacttttttcataatagtacatttttggatatactatgtacacactgttgttctaaatctgaagctcttttgtctttcataggcttaTATCTACATTTTCATACAATGTTCTACAGTGAAAGTAATTTGCTGAGAGGGGTTGAGAAGTACAGTGTAAACACCAATGCAATgttgaaacagaaaatatttatttggcACATTACTGTTGTAACAGTAAGACAgtgttgtatacagtagcatacaagaaaacaaaactacaaacatatgtaaaccaaaggtattatttttagaataaagaacacatttgtgtgtgtgtgtgtgtgtgtgtgtgtgtgtgtgtgtgtgtgtgtgtgtgtgtgtgtgtgtgtgtgcgtgtgtgtgcctcACGTTTAGAGTTTAAACTGAAGTAAAATCACGTTACTCAGTCACGTTACTATAGGGGCATGAAGCAAAACCAGACTCCACACTTAcacaaccaaaacaaaaaaaatcccagAATCCTGTTTAGAAAGgaatgccaacacacacacacacacacacacatacacacacacacacacacacacacacacacacacacgcacgcacacatttCTACAACACTGTAGCTCCATTGGCTGTTGCTGATGAATGGACAACTTGTTGACCAATCAGGAGCATGTGACCGGTGAATATGTAGGCTGCTCAGCATCAGCTGGCCGCACTCAGACTGTGattgcatcacacacacacttataaactctaacacacacacagttattgaCAGAGGCTGcttacagaaacacacacatcagtctGCTTTatattcatcatcatcagtcaTCTGACATCCATCCATCATGCACAGCAAAGAACAAATCAGGTAAGAAAACACCTTTATTACATCTTACTGCAAATGCTGTATGCTTTATTGTtgtgctgttgttgtttttttctcaacatactAGACCACTGTTTACTAAACTTTTTGACTTGTGACCTCTCGTCATTGCATATTTCTATTATGACCAGTTCAACCAAAAAGTGATTCTCTTTTTTTGAAAGCCTAAATTAggtacttatatatatatatatatatatatatatatatatatatatatatatatatatatatataaataccaGTAGCTTACTACAATACCCATGAGCCTATAGGGTGCAGTTGCCATGGAAAGAAGCCATTCAGAGGCGCGAATTGGAGCAATATAGTATTCAAAATCCTTCGTCGTTGCAGTTGTTAACAAAACAAGGTGCCATAGCTGATGAATTCTATCCAAattccaaatccaaaaaaatgttaaactgcagattgtaacatttttttcagttttcttaACAGCTTAGTCTTTAGCTTCCACATGTTGTTCGAGGTACATGTGACACATTTTTAAGCTCAGTCATTGGATGTTTCTTGCTGAAAATGCACCTTGGGAGTCATAGTTCGGTCTAACTTTTCCCCATAATGTTTTACACAGTACACAACCTTGTAcatgtacctttgcctttttattAAAGACCCAGATATTTATTAGCTAAGttaaccggctgctggctgaAGCTTAAAATGTAacggacagatatgagagtggtactAAACTTCTAATCAGAAAGCGAATAATATCACATTTTCAAACCATTCCTTTAAAACAAAGATAATTCACTGAAATATTTGATCAGTTTGTTTGTGACTGTTCAGCTGTTCAGCTTTATCCTAATAATTCATGGCTTGACAATTATTGCTGTCAGTTTTCACATGTCAACATGGCAGCACCCTGGAGTCCAGCAGGACAACAAAATCGAGCAGTCAGAGGACAAGGCAGGCTGTAAACAAACTCTGTAATTCTCTAACTCAAACTGAATGTTAAGGTTAAAGTGTTAAAGGTCCATTGCATTCTGCACAGCTACACCTCCAGTTTGCATTGCAGAGTTAAAGTGTGATGATTTGCTAGTTCCAGAAGTACTGTTCATCactacatttccattgcaatttttttctttaatgacCTCATCAATGTTCGCCAAAGCACAGTGATATGAAACCATTTGATCATGATTGTTTTGTGGTCCTATCATCTATTGGCTTAACCTCTGTGAGTTGACTCTGAAAGCAGTTACGAGTGCTCGGAGAACAATGTAAAATGAAGCAGGGTTCAGTTCAacaatgttctaaaggtttaatgagacacacaagaTTATATTCATTTTCTAACAATCGCTCCATTCGTATTGTTGACGTGAGAGTAGATAGATAAGAAAGGGGcaccagaggagaggaggattgGCTCAAGGTAGGTTCACACTGACACATCTTCAGAAAGGAAAACAGTGTAACTAATTCACTAATGTTACTAATGTAATTtgtgatacaaatttatgataCCAATTAAGTCAGATGAAAAAGACTTGGTTCAGAGTTTTCAAAGAACGAAATGTAACAGATTCACAACACACAGAAACTCGCATGGCAATATTACCATGATGTAATTTTTGGGTATCTTCTGTTTTATACTATTTAACGGCCCTGAGTTTAAGATGAGTACTCAAAAGTAGTTGTTCCATTTtaaaggaagagaaaagaggGATTTTGACATGGAATACATGTTGACATGGAATGAAATGAACATCGATCAACAATATTTAAAAGCTTCAAAGTAGAGGTCTTTGTGAATTCACCCTTAATAATAAATTCCtcctaaaataatttaaattgaTTTCCTCCTGTCTGCAGTCACGATGAATACCAGAAGACAGCTGACTGGCTGATGTCTCAGACGAAGCACCGCCCCCAGGTGGCAATCATCTGCGGGTCCGGACTGGGCATGCTCGCTGACACCCTCAAATGTCAGGACTCCTTCCCGTATTGTGACATACCAGGCTTCCCACAGAGCACAGGTActctgaatatatatattttatatatatattatctttatatatttattttattacttaacaatattaaataatatatatggtGAGTTAATATTGTCTGTCTACCTGACAGTAAAGAGCTGTTTACTACATCTTTGTTCACATATATTCTACATTGGACTAAATTGGATGAACGGATATCAAAACAAATCACATTAACATCTGTCTATAAGTTAAGTCTATTTGTTTAAAACAGTCAGTGTTTTTATATATCGACGACTGTTAAATTCATGTAAAGTTACATGCTGGACAGACTAAACTTACGACTAAGTAAACCTACAGTAGgtcaatttttatttattttttgatctGTGTTGAATTCACAATCTATGAGTTTAGTCTCTATAACTGTGCAGACTGGCTCACAGAACTGCTCAAAGACAGCCAAACCAAATCTCCACATCATTTCTGATAATAAAATGAATCGAGGGCGACCAATACGAGGTTCAAATCTGGCCTAATCCGTACAATGTCTGCCCAGCATTACAGGTACATTGGAAAGACAAAGCAAAGCAAATAAACTACTGTCAGGAcatgtttagcctagcttagcacaaagactggaagcgaGAGGAAACTGCTAGCATAGCGCTTAAGGAGAAAAATGTATCCTAGTTCCCACAGCTCTAATGCTGTCTGGTTACAGGTAGATTTTTGTGTATTAATAATCATTTCCCTGTCTCTCACTTTAatcctgactgtgtgtgtgttgcagtgaAAGGTCATGCAGGTCGGCTGGTTTTCGGGGAGCTGAAGGGGAAGACATGCGTATGCATGCAGGGTCGCTTCCACATGTATGAAGGACACTCACTCtgcaaggtgtgtgtgtatgtgtgtgtgtgtgtgcgtgtatgcgtgtgtgtgtgtgtgtgtgtgtgtgtgtgtgtgtgtgtgtgtgtgtgtgtgtgtgtgtctgcacccAGCTCCGATCATGCATGAGTTTGGTCACATGCAGCCTTTAGTCAGACTGTTCAATGCTGCTATTGTTTCACTttatctcactcacacacacacacacacacacacacttgagtgGTAGATTATGTAACTGGTCAGGAGACCTTGCCTGAGactttagaagaaaaaaagatgttcTAACCTGCTCTGTGCGTCAGCAACATGTCGCTTGTTCGAAATAACCTTGCACTGGCTTTTTTATGAAGTTTTGCGCACTTCCTCTACCTCATTGGTCAAACTCGACACTGAAACTGCCGTCCAACTGTATAGAAACGAAGCTGATGAGATGTAATTTAccttagcaaatgttagctgCTTGTTAGCAGAACAATAGTAAAGTGCCAACCCAGCTGAGTTTCAGAGGAACACACCGCAGCAAAAGGCAATATTGACAGGCTTTCTACGGGATTGTAGTATCCCAGGAATATCGCCACAGACACCCAGTTATTAACACTGAAAATGCAAGGGCTTTCATCAGCGGCTGTAGGTTAaatcaccattgtgttaccTCACTTGGTAATATATAGTGACTTAACGGACATTTATTAAAACTAATAACTTCAAGATCATTCCTTTAACAGGAAGCTTCTTATGTTTTAGAGACAAAGGATTAGCATGTTATGACGagagacctgtctgtctgtctgtctgtctgttcatcAGACGACGTTTCCAGTTCGAGTCTTCAAACTGTTGGGGGTGGAGACTCTGATAGTGACGAATGCTGCCGGCTCATTGGCCGATGGCTTCCAGCCTGGTGACATCATGATCATCAAAGACCACGTCAACTTCCCCGGACTGGTCGGTCTGAACCCACTGACTGGACCCAACGACGAAAagtaactctttttttttaattcattgttTGTGACACTGTTGTCAATTATAATCACGTTGTAATGTTTCTTATGTTAACTCCATTGTCATAACAAAGTATTGAAGTTTGTGGCTTTGTTGTTGAGGGTTTAGTTTATGTTGTTTAACATTTGTCGTTTAAAGGTTCGGGCCTCGTTTCCCAGCCATGTCAGATTGCTATGACAAAGGCCTGCGTTGCCTAGCGAAGGAGATCGCCAAGCAGCTGGGCGTGTCCGGCCTCATGCACGAGGGCGTGTACGCCATGGTGGGTGGGCCAACCTTTGAAACCATCGCTGAGGCCAGACTGCTGCATCAACTGGGGGTGGACGCTGTcggtaagacacacacacacacacacacacagacagaatcaTCCTAATGATTTAGTTATCCACAAAGCTTTACTGGTCATTAAAT
This genomic interval carries:
- the pnp4a gene encoding purine nucleoside phosphorylase 4a; this translates as MHSKEQISHDEYQKTADWLMSQTKHRPQVAIICGSGLGMLADTLKCQDSFPYCDIPGFPQSTVKGHAGRLVFGELKGKTCVCMQGRFHMYEGHSLCKTTFPVRVFKLLGVETLIVTNAAGSLADGFQPGDIMIIKDHVNFPGLVGLNPLTGPNDEKFGPRFPAMSDCYDKGLRCLAKEIAKQLGVSGLMHEGVYAMVGGPTFETIAEARLLHQLGVDAVGMSTAPEVVMATHCGLRVFGISLITNKVVKSYEDSDSVNHDGVLEVGRLRSQTVQQLVTELISRMEINNNNTPNNAV